The Sylvia atricapilla isolate bSylAtr1 chromosome 5, bSylAtr1.pri, whole genome shotgun sequence genome includes a window with the following:
- the LOC136360950 gene encoding histone H3: MARTKQTARKSTGGKAPRKQLATKAARKSAPATGGVKKPHRYRPGTVALREIRRYQKSTELLIRKLPFQRLVREIAQDFKTDLRFQSSAVMALQEASEAYLVGLFEDTNLCAIHAKRVTIMPKDIQLARRIRGERA; the protein is encoded by the coding sequence ATGGCGCGCACGAAGCAGACGGCGCGTAAGTCGACGGGCGGGAAGGCGCCCCGCAAGCAGCTGGCCACCAAGGCTGCCCGCAAGAGCGCGCCGGCCACGGGCGGCGTCAAGAAGCCGCACCGCTACCGGCCCGGCACGGTGGCGCTGCGCGAGATCCGGCGCTACCAGAAGTCCACGGAGCTGCTGATCCGCAAGCTGCCCTTCCAGCGCCTGGTGCGCGAGATCGCGCAGGACTTCAAGACCGACCTGCGCTTCCAGAGCTCGGCCGTCATGGCGCTGCAGGAGGCCAGCGAGGCCTACCTGGTGGGGCTCTTCGAGGACACCAACCTGTGCGCCATCCACGCCAAGCGCGTCACCATCATGCCCAAGGACATCCAGCTGGCGCGGCGCATCCGCGGCGAGCGCGCCTGA
- the LOC136361744 gene encoding histone H4 — protein MSGRGKGGKGLGKGGAKRHRKVLRDNIQGITKPAIRRLARRGGVKRISGLIYEETRGVLKVFLENVIRDAVTYTEHAKRKTVTAMDVVYALKRQGRTLYGFGG, from the coding sequence ATGTCCGGCCGGGGCAAGGGCGGCAAGGGGCTCGGCAAGGGCGGCGCCAAGCGCCACCGCAAGGTGCTGCGCGACAACATCCAGGGCATCACCAAGCCGGCCATCCGCCGCCTGGCTCGGCGCGGCGGCGTCAAGCGCATCTCGGGGCTCATCTACGAGGAGACGCGCGGCGTGCTGAAAGTGTTCCTGGAGAACGTGATCCGGGACGCCGTCACCTACACGGAGCACGCCAAGAGGAAGACGGTCACGGCCATGGACGTGGTCTACGCTCTCAAGCGCCAGGGCCGCACCCTCTACGGCTTCGGCGGTTGA
- the LOC136360951 gene encoding histone H4 has product MSGRGKGGKGLGKGGAKRHRKVLRDNIQGITKPAIRRLARRGGVKRISGLIYEETRGVLKVFLENVIRDAVTYTEHAKRKTVTAMDVVYALKRQGRTLYGFGG; this is encoded by the coding sequence ATGTCCGGCCGGGGCAAGGGCGGCAAGGGGCTCGGCAAGGGCGGCGCCAAGCGCCACCGCAAGGTGCTGCGCGACAACATCCAGGGCATCACCAAGCCGGCCATCCGCCGCCTGGCTCGGCGCGGCGGCGTCAAGCGCATCTCGGGGCTCATCTACGAGGAGACGCGCGGCGTGCTGAAGGTGTTCCTGGAGAACGTGATCCGCGACGCCGTCACCTACACGGAGCACGCCAAGAGGAAGACGGTCACGGCCATGGACGTGGTCTACGCTCTCAAGCGCCAGGGCCGCACCCTCTACGGCTTCGGCGGTTGA
- the LOC136361745 gene encoding histone H3 — MARTKQTARKSTGGKAPRKQLATKAARKSAPATGGVKKPHRYRPGTVALREIRRYQKSTELLIRKLPFQRLVREIAQDFKTDLRFQSSAVMALQEASEAYLVGLFEDTNLCAIHAKRVTIMPKDIQLARRIRGERA, encoded by the coding sequence ATGGCGCGCACCAAGCAGACGGCGCGTAAGTCGACGGGCGGGAAGGCGCCCCGCAAGCAGCTGGCCACCAAGGCTGCCCGCAAGAGCGCGCCGGCCACGGGCGGCGTCAAGAAGCCGCACCGCTACCGGCCCGGCACGGTGGCGCTGCGCGAGATCCGGCGCTACCAGAAGTCCACGGAGCTGCTGATCCGCAAGCTGCCCTTCCAGCGCCTGGTGCGCGAGATCGCGCAGGACTTCAAGACCGACCTGCGCTTCCAGAGCTCGGCCGTCATGGCGCTGCAGGAGGCCAGCGAGGCCTACCTGGTGGGGCTCTTCGAGGACACCAACCTGTGCGCCATCCACGCCAAGCGCGTCACCATCATGCCCAAGGACATCCAGCTGGCGCGGCGCATCCGCGGCGAGCGCGCCTGA